Below is a genomic region from Caulobacter rhizosphaerae.
CTGCGGGTGGCCCTGCTGAACAAGCACGAGAAGCGGGTGGCCGGAAAGCTGGCCGCCGCCGCCGATCCACTGATCCCGCCCAGCCAGACCCGGCACTTCTCGGTGACCCTGCTGGACCCGCCGCGCACCGCCAACACCCTGGAGATCGGCTTCGCCCTGGAGCCGGGCGCGGCCAAGCACGCCGGTCCGGCCGGCCATGTCGAGAAGGTCGCCAACCCGGAGGCCCCTTCGCTGCGGGGCGTCCAGGACCAGCCGGCCGAGCTGGCGGCGGGGGCGCCGCCGCCGATGGAAGACACGCAAGACACTGGACATGAGCCCCCGGGTCATGAGACCGGAGCGGTCGAACCGGCCCCGGCCGACCATCATTGACCCAGAAAACCTGACATGACCGATCGCGCCGCCCCCGAAGTCCTGATTTCCCAGGAAGAAATCGCCGAGCGGGTGGAAGCCCTGGCCCAGGTCATCGCCCCGCGCATCGACAACGACACCGTCGCCGTCTGCCTGCTGACCGGCGGTCTGTGGTTCGCCGCCGACCTGACCCGCGCCCTGTGGCGCGCCGGCCGCGACGTGCGTTTCGACGCCCTGTGGCTGGCCTCCTATCATGACGAGCGCAAGAGCTCGGGCCGTTGCGAGGTCCGCGCCGACCTGCAGCGCCCGCTGATCGGCCGCCGCGCTCTGGTGGTGGACGACGTGCTCGACACCGGCCTGTCGCTGGGCGAGGCCGCCCGCCTGGTCAAGGACGCCGGCGCCAGCGAGGTCCTGACCGCCGTCTTCGCTCGCAAGCCCTGGGACAAGCCGCGCATCGAGCCCGACTTCGTGGCCTGGGAAGCCCCGGCCCGCTACCTGGTCGGCTACGGCCTGGACGACGAGGGCAAGAGCCGCGGCCTGCCCTATATCGGGGCGATGGACTAGCGCAGCCAGTTCTCGATCGTCAGGCCTTCGATACGCGAGAACTCGCGCTCATTGTCGGTGACGAGAATGTGGTCGCTGGCCAGGGCGTGGGCGGCGATCAGCATGTCATTACCGCCGATCGGCTTGCCGGCCTTCTCCAGCTTTGTGCGAAGTTCGCCGTAGAGATGATCGGCTGGCGCTGTGAAGGGCAGGACTTCAATAGCTCCCAGAATGGTCTCGAGCTGGTGGGTCAGGCGCTCAGAGCCCTTCTTGGCCGCACCAAACTGAAGTTCTGCCGCCACTACAATGCTGGTTCGGACATGGCTCTCGCCGCACCGGCGGATTTGCTCGGCCACTCGGCCGGACGGGTTGCGAACCAAGTCCGACAGGATATTGGTGTCGAGCAGCCAACCCTGGCTCAAAGGTCGACGGGCTCCGGCTCAGGATCGTCGATCGCGCCGAAGTCGTCATCGATCGGCTGCAACGAAGCCAGGACCGCCAGCAAGGACCGCGGCGGGGCGGGTTCGAGGATCAGCCGGTCGCCGTCCTTGCGCAGGATCGCTTCGTCGCCAGGAAGCTCTAGCTCACGCGGAATCCGCACGGCCTGATTGCGGCCGTTGCGGAACAGCTTAACGTGCTTCTCATAGCCCATGGACGTATGCTCCGGCATAGGCCTTAGCATAGGCCAAATGGGCTCAAGCGCCAAACCCTGCCTAAACCCAGTCCGGCGTCACGTCCCGCGCCAGCATCTCCTCGTATGACGGCCGCGCGCGGATCACCGCGAACCGGTCGCCGTCGACCAGCACCTCGGGGACCAGGGGGCGGGTGTTGTACTCGCTGGCCATGGCCGCGCCGTAGGCCCCGGCCGACATGAAGGCCACCAGTTCGCCCGCCGCCAGCGGCGGCAACAGACGCTCACGGGTGAAAGTGTCGCCGGTCTCGCAGATCGGGCCGACCACGTCGTAGGTCGTCTCGCCGGCCCGTGGGATCACCGGGCGGATGTCGTGGAAGGCGTCGTACATGGCTGGGCGGATCAGGTCGTTCATCGCCGCGTCGATGACCAGGAAGCGCTTGCCCTCCGGCCGTTCGTGGACGTGGATCACCTCGCTGACCAGCACCCCGGCGTTGGCGGCGATCACCCGGCCGGGCTCGAAGGCCAGCTTGACGGGCAGGTCCTGGATCGCCTCGGCGACCATGACCGCGAACTCGGCCGGCGAGGGTGGTTCGGGCATGTCGAAATAGGGCACGCCCAGACCGCCGCCCAGGTCCAGGCGCTCGACGTGCAGGCCTTCGCCCAGCAGTTGCTCGACCAGGCCCCGCATCTTGGCGAAGGCCGCCCGCATCGGCGTCAGGTCGGTGATCTGGCTGCCGATGTGGCAGGCCACGCCGATCGGCTCAAGATGGGCGTGGTTGCTGGCGTTGGCGTAGAGGCGGGCGGCCTCGGCGAACGACACTCCGAACTTGTTCTCGGACTTGCCGGTGGCGATCTTGGCGTGGCCGCCGGCCGCGACGTCGGGATTGACCCGGAACGCCACCTTGGCCTTGACACCCAACTCGGCGGCGACTTCGGCGATCAGGTTCAGCTCGGGCTCGGACTCGACGTTGATCTCGGCCACGCCGGCCCGCAGCGCGAAGGCGATCTCGCCGCGCTTCTTGCCCACGCCCGAAAATACGATCCGCTCGCCGGGGATGCCGGCGGCCAGGGCGCGGCGCACCTCGCCCTCCGACACCGTGTCGGCCCCGGCCCCCAGTTCGCCCAGCACCTTCAGCACCGCGACATTGGAATTGGCCTTCACCGCATAGGCGACCAGCGGATCGACGATCCCGGCGCCGACCAGGGCGTCGCGGAACACCGTGAAGTGCCGCTCCAGGGTGGCGCGGGAATAGACATAGACCGGCGTGCCGACCTCGGCCGCGATGCGCGCCAGCGGGACGCCTTCGCAGGCCAGGCCCTCGGGGCCGTATTCGAAATGGTTCACGTTGAATGCTTTCTAGGCGGCTTTCGCCGATGCGCCTTGCGTCCTTCGAGGCCCTCCTGCGGAGGGCGCCTCAGGATGAGGAACGCTGTACTGAATTCCTCATCCTGAGGTGCGAGCCTCAGGCGAGCCTCGAAGGACGCATGCGGTGGTCAGTTGCCCTGGGCGCTGGGGAAGCCGGCGCCGGAGGGGCCGCCGAACGGGTCGTGCGTGCCGGCCAGCGGCGCGGCCCGGGTCGTGCGGTTGCTCGAGGCCGGGTCGATGTTCTCCTGCGTGCCGTTGGCGCGGGCGGGCTGGTTGGCGGTGGCCGAGCCCTTGCGCCGTTCGGCCTCGTAGGCGGCCTTCTTCTGAGCGTTCCACAGCGGCGCGGGACGCTCCAGCTCGGCCTGCTTGCCGCAGGCGGCCGCCGACAGGGCCACGGCGGCCAGGACGACGAGGGTGAGAGGGCGACGGATCATCCGAGCAGTTCCTTCCAACGCGCGATCTGGGCGCGAACCTGGGCGGGAGCGGTCCCGCCATAACTCATCCGGCTGGCCGCCGAGGCGGCCGGGGTCAGCACGGCGTAGACCGCGTCGGTGATCCGCGGCTCGATGGCCTGGAACTCCGCCAGCGACAGCTGCGCCAGGTCGAGACCCCGCGTCTCCGCCGCCTTGACGGCCGAGCCTGTCACGTGGTGGGCGTCACGGAAAGGCATGTTCAGCTCGCGGACCAGCCAGTCGGCCAGGTCCGTGGCCGTCGAGAAGCCCGCGCCGGCGGCGGCGGCCATCTTCTCGGTGTTCGGCGTCAGGTCCGACACCATGCCGGCCATGGCCAGCAGGCTCAGTTCGAGCGCGTCGAAGGCCTCGAAGGTCGGGACCTTGTCCTCCTGCATGTCCTTGGAATAGGCCAGCGGCAGGCCTTTCATGACCACGGTCAGGGTGGTCAGCGAGCCCAGGATGCGGCCGACCTTGGCGCGGATCAGCTCGGCGGCGTCGGGGTTCTTCTTCTGCGGCATGATCGAGCTGCCGGTGGTGAAGGCGTCGGTCAGCTTGATGAAGCCGAACATCGGCGTCGTCCACAGCACGATCTCCTCGGCCAGGCGCGACAGGTGGGTGGCGGTGATCGAGGCGGCCGACAGGGCCTCCAGGGCGAAGTCGCGGGCCGAGACGCTGTCCAGCGAATTGGCGGTCGGCCGATCGAAGCCCAGGCTGGCCGCGGTCTGGTGGCGGTCGATCGGGAACGGCGAGCCGGCCAGGGCCGCGGCGCCCAGCGGGCACTCGTTCATCCGGGCCCGAGCGTCGCGGAAGCGGCCGGCGTCGCGGCCGAACATCTCGACATAGGCCATCAGGTGGTGGCCGAAGGTCACCGGCTGGGCCGGCTGCAGGTGGGTGAAGCCCGGCATCAGGGCGTCGGCGTGGGCCTCGGCCTGGGCGACCAGCGCCTTTTGCAAAGCTTCCAGCTGGGCTGCAGAACGATCGCAGGCCTCGCGCACCCACA
It encodes:
- the lysA gene encoding diaminopimelate decarboxylase, whose product is MNHFEYGPEGLACEGVPLARIAAEVGTPVYVYSRATLERHFTVFRDALVGAGIVDPLVAYAVKANSNVAVLKVLGELGAGADTVSEGEVRRALAAGIPGERIVFSGVGKKRGEIAFALRAGVAEINVESEPELNLIAEVAAELGVKAKVAFRVNPDVAAGGHAKIATGKSENKFGVSFAEAARLYANASNHAHLEPIGVACHIGSQITDLTPMRAAFAKMRGLVEQLLGEGLHVERLDLGGGLGVPYFDMPEPPSPAEFAVMVAEAIQDLPVKLAFEPGRVIAANAGVLVSEVIHVHERPEGKRFLVIDAAMNDLIRPAMYDAFHDIRPVIPRAGETTYDVVGPICETGDTFTRERLLPPLAAGELVAFMSAGAYGAAMASEYNTRPLVPEVLVDGDRFAVIRARPSYEEMLARDVTPDWV
- a CDS encoding phosphoribosyltransferase, producing MTDRAAPEVLISQEEIAERVEALAQVIAPRIDNDTVAVCLLTGGLWFAADLTRALWRAGRDVRFDALWLASYHDERKSSGRCEVRADLQRPLIGRRALVVDDVLDTGLSLGEAARLVKDAGASEVLTAVFARKPWDKPRIEPDFVAWEAPARYLVGYGLDDEGKSRGLPYIGAMD
- a CDS encoding type II toxin-antitoxin system VapC family toxin gives rise to the protein MSQGWLLDTNILSDLVRNPSGRVAEQIRRCGESHVRTSIVVAAELQFGAAKKGSERLTHQLETILGAIEVLPFTAPADHLYGELRTKLEKAGKPIGGNDMLIAAHALASDHILVTDNEREFSRIEGLTIENWLR
- the argH gene encoding argininosuccinate lyase, with product MTDNASDKPAANGQGQAMWGGRFSAKPAELMQAINVSIGFDKRLWAQDLAGSRAHARMLISQGVIAREDGEEILKGLDAVEGEIVAGAFPFRDEYEDIHMNIEARLRELIGPTAGRLHTARSRNDQVAVDFRLWVREACDRSAAQLEALQKALVAQAEAHADALMPGFTHLQPAQPVTFGHHLMAYVEMFGRDAGRFRDARARMNECPLGAAALAGSPFPIDRHQTAASLGFDRPTANSLDSVSARDFALEALSAASITATHLSRLAEEIVLWTTPMFGFIKLTDAFTTGSSIMPQKKNPDAAELIRAKVGRILGSLTTLTVVMKGLPLAYSKDMQEDKVPTFEAFDALELSLLAMAGMVSDLTPNTEKMAAAAGAGFSTATDLADWLVRELNMPFRDAHHVTGSAVKAAETRGLDLAQLSLAEFQAIEPRITDAVYAVLTPAASAASRMSYGGTAPAQVRAQIARWKELLG
- a CDS encoding antitoxin, giving the protein MGYEKHVKLFRNGRNQAVRIPRELELPGDEAILRKDGDRLILEPAPPRSLLAVLASLQPIDDDFGAIDDPEPEPVDL